GACGAGCTCGTCGGCGACAGCCGGGTAGTCGGCCGAGTCGAGATCGCCGCTCATCTTAGATCCTCCGGAGCCATGTCCTGACGGCTCGAACCCCAGGGGAAGCCGTTTCGTGAGTCGATCCAGCGACCATGCTGTGGGGTAGGGCGACCACCCACAATAAAGTACTATGTATTAGCACAGTAAGCAACAGTAGTTTGTCTCAGAAGTCAAACGTCCGCATGAGTGGCTGTCGCGTCAGTATTCAGTCGATACACCATATATAGCCATTTGATATACCAATAATCACGATATCTTTTGCTTGTCTGTGGAAGTTGAGACTACGGCGGGTTTAGCGGGGCTGTGATGCGTGGTTTCGACCGAATCGATGAGTGGAAACTGCTTCAGATCGCTCTCCGAACGTCCATTCTTGTTGATATAGCTACCATATGAGCAATTTTCTACAACTTTCGGTAGCGTTGCCACTCAGACGACGTTCTATCACGGGTAGAGTACCGTACTACCCGATTCCGGTCTTCTTCTTCAACAGCGTGAGCGTATTATCGGCAGTCACCATCGGTGACCGTTCGTATTCTCCAGTCAACTCGACTTGGACGAGCAGATCGACCGCTCGCCAGATCGAGTACAAGAGACACGCAAATGCGAAGTAGAAGAACCGGAGCCCGAAATTCGTCGACGTCGTCGCAGCCATGAATCGCTTAATCGACCTGTAGCCGCTCTCAATCTCCCACCGGTAGCCGTACTCACTGAGAAAACCGCCACCCCGGTTGGACATGAACACCGAGTACTGCCGGTGGTCATCGTGCTCAGAGTTCTCTTTCCGACGGTAGATCAGCGTCGTCTCGTGCCACTCATTCTTCCCGAGATGGAGTTTGCGATCGGTCTCGTACCGGTCCTGACCCTGTTGGAGTAACCGCTTCGCCTGAGCTTTCTCGCTGGTCTGCATCCGCTTCGGCACGACGTAGGAGAGCCCACGCTGGCTGATCATCTCCAGGATGTGCTGACTATCAAACTCCCGGTCCATCAGCACGTTATCGACGTGAACGAAGTCCTCAGCGGAGGCGAGAAGATCTTCAACGATCTCTTTGCGTGACTCGCCTTTCCGTACCGGGCGGGCATCAAGGACAAGTGGAACAGCGTTGCCGACCAGCTGGACGGTCGCCCATTGGTAGGCGTACTCGTCGTTCTTCTCCTTCGTCCCGATAATCTCATCCTCGTGGCCGGTTCGGTCGCCCGTGAAGGGATCGTCCTCAGTGATGTCGATCGCGACGATTCCAGCTCGGAAGAACTCCTCCGTCCCCGCAAGTTCGTTGATGAGCTGTCGGAGTGCCTGTCGGTACATCTCGCGGATCTGCTCGATGGAGAGATCACGAATCTGGTCGCGATGACCGTGCCCGAGTGGCGTTCGATCACGCGTCGATTCGTGGATGAAGCTGCGAGCGCCCTCGTTGGCGGTCAAGTTCTCTCGGAGCCCGAGATAGGTCTGTAAGCCCCAGTAGGCGTTTTCGGGAATCTCACAGCCCTCACCACGATTGAGCGAGAACGCGGGGAATACGACGCGACTGACGTGCTTAGTAATCGTCCCTGCCTCGTCAAGGATGGCCTGGTCGTCAGGGTCCGATTCAGTAGCGTCGTCGCCTCGATCCGGCAGGTTTCGCTCTGGGTCGCGTGGTACAGCGACACCCGCGTTCTGCGCTTTGATGAGAATCGTTCGAGCCGCTTTCTGGATCGTTTCCCGAATATCTCCCGTGAAACGCTTGTTCCAGGTACGCCAGAGCGTCGACTGATCTGGTAGTGAGTCAAGCCCGAGTTGCTCACTAATCTCGGGTGACTGCTGGAGGTATTCGACGAGCGCTGATTCGTGGGGCCACCCGTGGAGTTCCTTGAGGAGAAATACCCGGAACAGCTGCTCCATTTCGTACTGTGTGGTCGACGAGTAGCAGTCGTGCGGAGTGACCTCGAGATACGCCAAGGGAAGCTGGCAGGCGAACTCGTCAACCGACTCGTGAGCATCATGTTCAAACCAGACGCTCGCGACTATTCGAACGTCTTCCTCAACAGCAGCCAGTGAGCTTCGATTGTAGAGTGGAGTCGAATCGTAGTTGGGCCATTCAGAGTGAGGAAGTCGTGCAATGTGACGAAAAACGGTCCGCCGTGACGCGCGCGTCGCAGTCACTACGAGCATCTAGCCGCTGCTCTTTCAAGAACTCGTCCACTACGGGCGAGAACAGGCCTCAGAGATTGTTCAGTGGAATCGATTTCGCCTTCCTTGGCGAGTTCGTTTGCGCGCTGGAGTTGGGAGTTGATAAGTTTGTTCTGCTGGCGTGACCATCCTCCTCGACGTGCTCACGAATATATGTTGCCCACTGTTTGATGAATGACCGGCGATCCTCAATATTCCGCTCAATATCATCCTCGAGCTCGTTTGAGCTGATCATAGTAGTCCTTGACCCCGAGATCTGTAACGTATTCTTTGAGTTGCTCCCTGTTAAGCGATTCTTCGAACGTCTCGTAGAGGTGGAGTGCGTCTTCAAAATCCTTCTCTGATGTACTCTCAGCGTGTTGGGCGAGACGAAGCTTGTATGCAATTTGGAGCTCGAGCGGGCTAATGTTGATCTGAGCATCATCAAGCTCTGCTGTGATCGCCTCGTCGAGTGCTTCTCGTTCGACCTCATCTTCATCCTTATCTGAACACCGCCACTTCGCAAGAGGGAAGTACTAAGACCTATATAGTATCTAACTGACGTGTCAATGAACCGGAGGTCACTATTGAGCGTGCTTGGTACAGGTGGAATTACCCTTGTGGCAGGGTGTTCATCGGGATCATCGTCGAGTCAGGAAGAGACTAGAACGTCAACTGACTCTTCAACACCGACCCCGACACCCACTCCTCCTCAAGATCCTATACTAGCAGGATTTCACCCGAAAGTGTATGGACTCTCTATCGACGTAGACACGGGAGACTGGGAAGGTGACGGAAAAACCGAAATTGATATGCGAAATAAGGGAGAACTTACTATTCCAGCAATTTATTACCAGGGCCATGAACCTCAAGATAACATTGGCGATTGGAGTGGGAATATAGCACCTGACAGATATGCTTCTGGTGTCGTTAAAGCTGACCAGGCAAGTTATGACAACAGCATTTTTTCGGTGACTGTCTACCCGCAGCTCTGGCCCGAAAGTCCCCCCGATAGAGTTCCGGCAGAATTTCTTCAGTCGGATGGGTCTGGTATAACAAATCTTCCAGTAAATCTCCCGCCCTCATATCGTTCTCCCGATGCGACAATGCCAGTGCTACATGGATCACGAGAGGGGGAAGAACTCCATATTCCGCTTCCAGAGGGAATAGATCCATCCTCTGTCAGTGAGTTATCGTTAAAGTCACTCACTCATCCAGGACCTGAGATTGACCTGTATATGAACTCCGACGAGACGAAGATAACCGTTGATGACTCCGCCGGAATTCGAATCTTGCCGAGTACGGTTCCAACCCGGTATTTTGGTCGGAATCCCTATTGGCTTTCAGTTACAGGAATCACCGAGAAAGTAAAACGGCTCGTGACGTTCCCGATGCCGGACATCTCCATCGCCAACGTCGACACCGTAGTTACAGAAAACGATGGATTCCTCGAATGGAAAGACCTCTCGTATGATCTTACTGTCGGAGAGACGGCGACGGGCAAGTTCGAAGTTGCAACGTTCTTCGAGTTGCCAAACGCTGGTCTCGTTGGTGAAACGTATTCTGCAACGGTATCCCCAGGGACCACAACTAGGATTCAGTTAGCGGACCAGGCCTCACGGATTCCGTTACCAATTGATAATAAGGACTTCTTGCTCACAACGTTGGTCCCGTATCCAGTTGCACAGCATACAACCACACTTACGATAGAGTAATTGTGAAAAGAAAAACACGACGGGACCTACTAGCGACGGGTGGTAGTCTCCTATCGCTAGGTCTTGCGGGCTGTTCTACTTTCAGAAGTCCAACGCTACCATCGGGGGAATATCCACAAGGAACATCCAAGTCCGGGATTGAAGATCGCGAACAACTACTCAGTGCGACCCGTAAAGCGTTAAGGAACAATGCATACGACATTACGAGAAAAAACCACCCAATCACAGCGCAGTACCGGAGTAGTCCCTCTGCAAAGCGGCAGGTACGGACGATAAGAGGCCCAAACCAACCAATCGAGATGTTTTTCGAGGATGGGATCGCATATGTGAAAATTGGCCCGGATGGGGAATCCAAGTACGGTAAATGGACCTATGACCGATCGTTCGACCGGATTCATGGTTCTTCCAGTCGTATGACTGTCGATATACTGGGTGGTTCGCTCACGACGACAAATGCAATTGCCCAACTTGACGGACCACAGTCTCTCGATAGTATTCTCGACGTAGGGAACTTCCAGCCTGCAAAAGCAACCGAATTAAACGGTCGGCCAGTACTTAAATTTGCCCTCCAATCCGTAGATCAAAAGAAGGTCGACGAAGATGCGTCTAAAACAGACGGTTCCCTCTACATCGACGCTCAGGGAGTAGTCCACGAAGCCTCCCTCAGAGTTGAAACCACCTCAAACGGGACAACCAACATTAAGGACATCAATTCTGTCAGGATCAACTCTCTATCCGTCAGTGCCATCCCGGAACCATCGTGGATCAAGAAACAATTTCAATCATCTTCCTAATATTAGTCTGCTTATCATTGTGTATGCCTACCAAACATCCATTTCACCACTCTCTGCTCGAACGAAACCGCGAAGAAGCTATTGTAGTTCTTCGAGGAGCGCAGCCACCGCCTGATCAACGGGATCGCTGGTAAGACGTCCTTGCCAGAAGTCGATATCCTCGTGGTCGATCGATTGGACTCCCCACGGAACGATCCGACTCTCATCCGAAGTCCCACCACGTCGCCAGCTCTCCTCCGGAATCTCGAGTAGTCCGTCCATCCATGATTTCGTTGTGAGCGTCACCGCGATATACTTCTCGCCATGGAACGGACGCCCGTCGTGGTTCGAGAGGATGAACTAGGGACGAGCATCCTCCTCGATTTTGAACGAATCATCCCCGTAGACGACGTCACCACGCTCGAAAATTGGGGTCTCTTCGTTGGTCACTGTTCGTCCTCGACGCTTGGGTGTGGTTCCTCGGGTGCGTGCTCACGCCACGATTCCTTATCTTCCTCGCCGAGTTGCTCGTTGAACAGCGCGGTCGTCCGTTCGTAGCCGCTGTATCCTTCGAGGCGCTCCTCGTCGTCAGTCACCGCCCAATACGTTGCCTTGTGTTCGACGAAGTCTCGGCTCTTCAACCGTGAGAGTGCCGTGCTGACCGCACCCTCGTCGACGCCAATCTGGGAGGCGATTTCGCGCGCCCTGAACGCTCGATCCTCGTTGGCAGCGAGAAATCCGAGGACTTGATCGGGGACGGAGAGGTCCGCGAGTTCGCCCTCGCTCGTGTTCTTGAAGGTATCTCGGTCGATGGACATCGTTGAAAGGAGGTACGTCATCCGCTGTAATGAGTGTCAGGTGTGAACGCTACGAAATTGCTGAAGGTGAATCACTGTCCATCGCGAAGGAATTCGAGAAGCGTATGCATTGAGACGACTAGTCTCAACTAGCGCGTTCTATCCCAAAGTATGTCTTCATACCATTTATGAACTATGGCAGGATGCCATATGCATTGAGAAAAGCGGTCTCAACTACTGGTCTCTGTTGCGTTGCGAATGCCGGTCAAAACGTTCACGAGATCCAGTTCTCACAGCGCTTGAGACGTCGATCAACCCGACTTCACCGAGGAGGAATTCGATATTAAGCCGTAATCGACGGGGGAGAACAAAGAATCACCGCGAAAAATAAAGATTGTCCGAGAGTCAACTACACGTGTTCGTAGCCCCATTCACGGAGCTTGTCAGCGACTTCTTCCGGATGTTCCATCGCCACTAGCAAGGCTGCCTCACGCAGGTCGAGCTTGTAGAGCTCTTTCGGGCGGATATCGAGTTCATTGGCGACCGCCCGCTCGAGCTCGTCTTCCCCCTGCGCAGTGTCTTCACGGACGAAGAACTGGAGCACATCGTCCCGATCCTCTTTGACGGAGCCCCGACGCTGATAGTAGGGGAGACTGTATTCGTCACTCGTCGTCGACGTCGACGACGAGTCGGAATCCGTCTCCCCGATGTCGAAGCTGGGTTCGTCCGCCGATTCGTCAACTTCCTGATCATCTGGCGGTTCTTCGGGTTCCTCATCCGCAAATGGGTTGTCACCAGTGCCGGACTTCATGACGCATCACCGCTATCCAGGCCAGCTTCATCTTCAAGATGGGCCGCAAGGGTACGGATCTTCTCGAGTGTCTCCATCTCGTGATCACGCTTGCGGGAGCGGTGCTCATCGATGTACGTGAACGCCGTACACTGCTGTCGCCAGCACCCCTCAAACAGTGAGCCACGTTCTCGAAGAACGACTGGCGCGTCATAGCCGAGATCCTTGACCGTCTCGAGGTAAGAATCCTGGTCGCTTGTCCCCTTGAACCCGTTCGGGACGACTGCGAGGACGCCAACCTCGAGGTCGAGTTGCGCTTCGATTCCGGCGACGAGTTCTTCGAGCCCCTCGACAGACTGGTCGCCTTTACCAGTCAGTTCGAGCGGGATCACGAGCGATCGTGTGGCATCGATCCCGTTGTAGAGATGCGGACCAGCCGTCGCCGGCGGGTCGACGACGATGACGTCGTACTGGCTCGGGACATCGTTCTCTCTGAGTACTCGCCGAAGTTGCTCGTTCCGCGGGAACTCCCAGTCATCGGCTTCAGTCGTTGCTTGATACTCCCCAGCCTTCGTGAGCCAGTCATCGAGTTGTTCGAGTGAGTCGTGACTTGGGATCACGTCGATTCCCTCAGTCGTCCGGATCAGATCCTCGAACTCCCCCTGTGGCCGCCCCACCATGTGGTGGACGATCGTGTCCGCATCCGGATCGCTGCGGTTGTCGTCGACGCCAAGCAGGTGCGACAGGCAGCCTCGTTGCTGGTCGAGGTCGATCACCAGCACGTCATGGCCGCGGTCGACCTGTGCCTTCGCAAGGTTCGCGGTCAGTGTGGTTTTCCCCACACCGCCAGCTTCAGAATAGCTGGTGTAGGTGAGCATATAGGCCTGTTAGTGGGATAGGCCATAAATACTGCGCAGTTGAGATAGTCACACTGGCGAGTTATACTGGCCAATGTGACTGGCCAACTATACTGCACATACATTATGTGTGGGTGGATTGGCCGAGACATTTGGAAAGCACACAACATACTGTCGAAGCACAGTAGGCAGATACAGAGTCTCGATGTCAACGGCGATCTACCACAACCAGTTGAATCGACTATCTGAACAACAAGCTGCGCAGGTAGGTGGGTTTTTGAGGTGGGTGTCCACGGAGAGAGGCTCACCGTGATGTACTGCTTCGACTGTTTGATCGGCGACGTCGTGAATAGCCTCGGGGTCAAGCCCCGAGGCTTCCTGATTCCACGACGCGCTTTGCAGACACACGCTGAAAGCCAGCGGTGTCCGTAGGGAGCGCAGTCTCCACAGGCGTGTCTTCGGGCCATCCCAACCCTAGTTCAGAAAAGCCGCGTTGAAGGACGTTCATCGCCGCGTTCGCATCCCTATCTGTCTCAAACCCACACGATGGACACGAGTGTTCACGTATTCTCGTGTGCCCAGCGCGTCCCGCATTGTTGGAGCGACCCACGCTGTTTCTCGTATTCTCTGCGCCAGTGGTCGAACTCGTCGCCCATCCAGAACGTGCCCGTCGAGGCGACAGCGAGGTTGTTCACGCCGAGGTCAATCCCGAGAACCGTTCCGTTCTCGGTGGTTGCCTGTTCCGACGTATCGAACTCCACGTCCCGCTTGCAGTGGACGTGAAGCACCCAGTCGCCGTTGTGGTAGTGCAGTTCCGCACCCACTCCTCGACCTCCTCGGTGATCGCAGCCAATTCGCTGCGCAGCCCCTCGCGGGTGTTCTCCTCGATGAGCGTCCGGATCTCCTCGAAGAGCAAGCGCGTGTAGTCCAGCTGATAGCGTGTGGTCTCACCGGCCTCGACGCGACGCAGCTGGCCCTGGTCGACGAGATCCTGGAGTTCCTCGTTGGCCGTGCTCCAGGCAGCGTCGGCCTGCTCGCTGATCCAGCTGACCGACCGCGGTTCACGGAGCGTCTCGGCGACCGCTCGAATGCGGTCGCGGGCGCTCATCGACTCGGTCCACGATTGGACGCCATCCCGTGGGGACTCAGGCATACTTGGCACCCTAGCTCTGACTGCGATATGGAAGTGTTGTCACGTCGAACGCATCGTAGTGTCGGTCGTACGTGAGGATGTGATCGACCGCCAGTTCGTCCATGTGTGCGGCAACAATGAAATCGGTGAGTGACGCATCCAGATCCGTCCACTCGACGAACGTTGCTTTGGCGTCATCGAAAACGTCCTCAGAGACGGATTCGAACTGATAGAGCGTGCTCTCGTCGAGCGTCGTCAGGAACGACGCAGCGTTCCGCATCGACGCTTGCTTTTTCAGCCGTGTGGCAGCCTCGTCGACGATGTGATCGTTGACGATGAGGCGACGATAGGGGAGGTCACCGTCGCGGACAAAGGCCATGAACACCCGCGAGACTGCGTGCATCTGATCTTGTGGGTTGAATAATGCGTACAGGAACTTCGGCCCGACGACGACCTGATGGCGGACGTGCCCCGGGCGAAAATGCTCGGGCGTGATCGTCCCAATCGGGGTTTCGACTGGTTCAGCCATCCGAATTCAGGATTGCGCGGACGGGTCGTCGGCGAGCGTGAACGATTCGTCACTGCCATCCCACTCCTCGACGAGATCGTCTTCCTCGCGGGCATCCGTCGCGGCCGACGCTGGGAGCGATTCGTCCTCGAGGTCGTCGAGGACTGTGAACGCCGGGTCGTTCGGGTCAGCCTGCTGCTGGCGTTCGATCCACTCGATCAGTGCCTCGTGACCGGCTTCCTTAAGCGAGAGGCCGTGCTCTCGCGCGAACTCCCGGAAGCGTTCGTATTCGTCCT
This sequence is a window from Halolamina sp. CBA1230. Protein-coding genes within it:
- a CDS encoding transposase: MTATRASRRTVFRHIARLPHSEWPNYDSTPLYNRSSLAAVEEDVRIVASVWFEHDAHESVDEFACQLPLAYLEVTPHDCYSSTTQYEMEQLFRVFLLKELHGWPHESALVEYLQQSPEISEQLGLDSLPDQSTLWRTWNKRFTGDIRETIQKAARTILIKAQNAGVAVPRDPERNLPDRGDDATESDPDDQAILDEAGTITKHVSRVVFPAFSLNRGEGCEIPENAYWGLQTYLGLRENLTANEGARSFIHESTRDRTPLGHGHRDQIRDLSIEQIREMYRQALRQLINELAGTEEFFRAGIVAIDITEDDPFTGDRTGHEDEIIGTKEKNDEYAYQWATVQLVGNAVPLVLDARPVRKGESRKEIVEDLLASAEDFVHVDNVLMDREFDSQHILEMISQRGLSYVVPKRMQTSEKAQAKRLLQQGQDRYETDRKLHLGKNEWHETTLIYRRKENSEHDDHRQYSVFMSNRGGGFLSEYGYRWEIESGYRSIKRFMAATTSTNFGLRFFYFAFACLLYSIWRAVDLLVQVELTGEYERSPMVTADNTLTLLKKKTGIG
- a CDS encoding helix-turn-helix domain-containing protein, with translation MSIDRDTFKNTSEGELADLSVPDQVLGFLAANEDRAFRAREIASQIGVDEGAVSTALSRLKSRDFVEHKATYWAVTDDEERLEGYSGYERTTALFNEQLGEEDKESWREHAPEEPHPSVEDEQ
- a CDS encoding ParA family protein — translated: MLTYTSYSEAGGVGKTTLTANLAKAQVDRGHDVLVIDLDQQRGCLSHLLGVDDNRSDPDADTIVHHMVGRPQGEFEDLIRTTEGIDVIPSHDSLEQLDDWLTKAGEYQATTEADDWEFPRNEQLRRVLRENDVPSQYDVIVVDPPATAGPHLYNGIDATRSLVIPLELTGKGDQSVEGLEELVAGIEAQLDLEVGVLAVVPNGFKGTSDQDSYLETVKDLGYDAPVVLRERGSLFEGCWRQQCTAFTYIDEHRSRKRDHEMETLEKIRTLAAHLEDEAGLDSGDAS
- a CDS encoding type II toxin-antitoxin system VapC family toxin, translating into MAEPVETPIGTITPEHFRPGHVRHQVVVGPKFLYALFNPQDQMHAVSRVFMAFVRDGDLPYRRLIVNDHIVDEAATRLKKQASMRNAASFLTTLDESTLYQFESVSEDVFDDAKATFVEWTDLDASLTDFIVAAHMDELAVDHILTYDRHYDAFDVTTLPYRSQS